A region of the Flavobacteriales bacterium genome:
ATTTTTAAATTCCTGAAGAATAGGCCCCAACATTATTCCATCTGTTGCAAATGCATGTCCACCACAATTTAATCCTGATTCAATTCTATACTCAGAAACCCATAACCCTTTTTTAGCAAAGAACTTTCCTTGAATTAGGGCCGATCTATAATCGCTTACTTTAAGAATTATTGACTTATTAACCTTTCCATTCACATCTGGAAAGAAATCATCAAACTCTCCTATATATGAATACAATCGGGGATTCATACCCGCTGATAAAACAACACCCGATTTCAATTTACTATTGGCAAATCCTCTCAAAGCAGAGTGCGCATCATTAAATTTAGCTTCTTGCTTTACCTTTCTAATATATTGAGCCGCGTCTAACTTGGTCATTATATTTACATCAATATCTCCCAACACAAGATTATCCTCTAGCCAATTCCATATCGTTTTAGTGTCATCTGTTGATTCAACTAATTCTTTATAACCATGCTTTACTGAAGAAAAGTCCGGAAGCAAATCAATGTATCTGTTCACTTCCTCTCTTGTTTCATATATAGAGTTCTTAAGTTCTTCAAAGCTTTTCTTAACAACGGCATCCACAATATCAAAATAAGCTGTAAACCTTTTAGCTCTATAATCATCTACTTTATTTGAAATAGCCTCAAATGAAAAACCAAATTCTGCACAATACTTTTCACGCATTTTTTCTACGATCAAATCATCAACCATAGAAATTACAGACGAAATACCATATTTAGCAACCTTTATCGGTGTATCTATTGTAAATCCGATACCCATTACAGGAACGTGAAAGGTATGGCCACCTGCAGATTGTTTCATATTTATTTTCTATTTAAAGTTACGTTATCAAATATAGACTATCCTAGAATGATAATTATATATAGTATAAGGTTGAGCCTTCATGTGCTCATGACCAGATTTCCTCATCGGTAGGTACTGACTTATCTTGTACAAACCCAATCCTAGAAACATTAATTAAGTGTTTGTAATCTAGATTCTCTGAGATTGAATTATTACCCCATGAACCACATCCTAACGTGGTGGTTGGAGCAAATCCATTTAACAAACTTCCTCCCGCCGTGGTAGAACTTGGAGCATTCACAACCAACCTAGAAACAGGTAGAGCTACACCTGCTTTGTCAATATTTTCCTTATTATTCGAATGGATTGCTGTAGAATGCCCTGCGCCTTCAATCAGCAAGTTTTGTTTGGCAATAGATATAGCGTCATCAATATCATCATATTCAAAGGCAACCATCACCGGGCACATTTTTTCTTTTCTAAGCAAATCCGAATCTGAGTCATTAGATCTCAGAATAATAACCGTTGTTATCTCCGGCACCTCTACTCCTGCCATACTCGCAATCTGTTGAACACTTTGCCCTACTGCATCTTTAGCAATATGGCCGTCTTCAAATAGAATATTCCTAAATTTATCTACTTGGTCTTGATCACTTATATAATATGCGCCTTCACTTTCGAAGGCACTTATCACTTCGTTGAATTTTCCTTTTGATGCAATTATTGATTGCTCGCCAGAACAAATTATTCCATTATCAAACTTCCTACCGGCAATAACTTTCGAAGCTGCATCTTTAAAATCTATATCATTATCTATAATAACCTGTACATTCCCAGCTCCAACTCCAAAAGAAGGCCTTCCACTACTATATGCTGCCGACACCATTGCGGGTCCACCTGTAGCGATTAAAACATCCACAGCTCCCATTAATTCATTAGTTAATGGAATTGAAGGTTCCTCTATACATTGAATTAAATTTGATGGACCGCCAACACTAGCTATTGCTTGATTCATTAACGATACCGTTTTATTGGATACTTTTTTTGCCCTAGGATGAGGAGCAATTATTATCGAATTCCTCCCCTTTAATGCAAACATTGCATTACACATTGGTGTTACCACAGGATTAGTTGTAGGAGTAACCGCACCTATCACCCCCTTGGGTTTAGCGACAAATACAAGACCTTTTTCCTCATCTCTATCAATTATCCCAACAGATTTTTTCCCTTTTAGATTATTCCAAATAACTTTAGACTTGCCTTTATTCTTTGCTACCTTATCCTCATAGACTCCCATTTCGGTTTCATCA
Encoded here:
- a CDS encoding aldehyde dehydrogenase family protein, translating into MIKEMISRARIAQEEFESFDQKSVDEVVKAIAKVVYDNAEDLARDAVDETEMGVYEDKVAKNKGKSKVIWNNLKGKKSVGIIDRDEEKGLVFVAKPKGVIGAVTPTTNPVVTPMCNAMFALKGRNSIIIAPHPRAKKVSNKTVSLMNQAIASVGGPSNLIQCIEEPSIPLTNELMGAVDVLIATGGPAMVSAAYSSGRPSFGVGAGNVQVIIDNDIDFKDAASKVIAGRKFDNGIICSGEQSIIASKGKFNEVISAFESEGAYYISDQDQVDKFRNILFEDGHIAKDAVGQSVQQIASMAGVEVPEITTVIILRSNDSDSDLLRKEKMCPVMVAFEYDDIDDAISIAKQNLLIEGAGHSTAIHSNNKENIDKAGVALPVSRLVVNAPSSTTAGGSLLNGFAPTTTLGCGSWGNNSISENLDYKHLINVSRIGFVQDKSVPTDEEIWS